The Candidatus Margulisiibacteriota bacterium DNA segment GCCAAGGACAAATTTATTGATGTTATCCGTTTATTCCGCAAAGGTAGTATTACTTTCCTGGCAGCTGAGGAACAGGTCCTGGGCTTTAATCATGGTGAAATAGGAGCTAAGATAGCAGAAAAATGGAACCTGTCGGATGAGCTTATTGAGTCAATACGTTATCATCATCATCCGCAAAATGCCAGTCCCGAGAATGTATCGGTTCATATGGTTCATATTGCTGATGTGGTGGTTGAAATGATGGGCCTGGGGCTCGGTTATGACGGCCTTAATTATGAATTGTGCCCGGATTCAATGACCAGGTTGGGCCTGGAAGGAGCTGATATGGAAAGCTTGATGATTCAGATCATGGACGAATTAAAAACAGATAGTCTGGAAATACCCGGGGCAGAACAATGAGCAGCATATTATCTCAGGAGGAAATCAATGCGCTCTTGATGGGAGTTATGGATGACGGGGCTGCAACACCTGTGGTAGAAAATACTGTTGAAGAAGGAGAAACAGCGGTCACTCAACAAAAGTCCAGTTTTATTGAAGAATTTCAACATATTACCAAATATGATTTTCGAAGACCTAATAAATTTTCCAAGGATTTACTGAGAATACTTAAAAGTTTCCATGATAACATGGCCCGTTTGTTCAGTGCTTCTTTATCCGTTTATCTCCGCCAGGATGTGAAAGTTCATTTAACCTATATCGAGCAACATACCTATTCGGAATATATAGAAGATTCCAGTGAAAAATCACTATTTTATATAATTTCTTTTATTGATGATCAGGCCATTCTTAGCCTGGATGTTAATATCGGCATGCTGCTTGTGGAAAAATTACTGGGTGGCGAAGGAAAGAAAGTCGACACCGAGAGAATGGAACCCACCGAAATTGAAATGACAATTATAAAAAATATTCTGGACAAGCTTTTTCAACATCAGAAAGAAAGCTGGGGCGATGTAATGAAGGATTTACCTCGTATTATTACCATTGAAAATAATCCCAGAGTTATTCACCTTGTCCAGCCGAATGACATAGTATTAAAAATGGTTTTTGAAATTACAATAGGTGACGGGGTCGGTATTTTTACTTTTTGTATACCTTATATAGCAATTGAGCGTGTGTTAAATCAGTTGCTGCAAAGCCAGTTTGTGAGGATGCAGCATCAATTCGTTAAAAAGTCCGAAGAGATGGAAAGAAATTTAAAAGGCGCAAAAATAGATATTTCCGCAGAATTGGGAAAAACCAATCTTACAATTGAAGAATTGATATCTGTAAAAGTCGGCGATATTGTAAAACTGGAAACCAAAAAATATAACGATTTACTGCTTTGGGTAGGCGGGTTAAAAAAGTTTACCGGGGAATTGGGCGTATCTGATAATCACTACGCAATAAAAATAAAAGGCGTTAATGATAATCTTCTTTGAAAAATCAGGAAAGGCAAAAAATTTTTAAATGGCACAAATCAGACTTGTAAAACCGGAAGAAAGAACAACCGAATATATCGGCAACCCGGATGTCATTGTTTTGGATCAGAAGACCGAGGTTGCGGTTGAGATGGATAACCTCTACAAAAAGAAGGGGCAATTAACTGAAGAAATTGAAGAAATGGAGAATAAAAAAGAGCGGTTGTTTGAGGAATTGAAATACCTGAGTTATCAGCTCAATAATCAAAATCAAAAGGCCAGACAGGATTTTCAGGAAGAAATTAAGGGCATGAAAAACAGGGTCATGCAGGATATTCAAA contains these protein-coding regions:
- the fliM gene encoding flagellar motor switch protein FliM, which translates into the protein MSSILSQEEINALLMGVMDDGAATPVVENTVEEGETAVTQQKSSFIEEFQHITKYDFRRPNKFSKDLLRILKSFHDNMARLFSASLSVYLRQDVKVHLTYIEQHTYSEYIEDSSEKSLFYIISFIDDQAILSLDVNIGMLLVEKLLGGEGKKVDTERMEPTEIEMTIIKNILDKLFQHQKESWGDVMKDLPRIITIENNPRVIHLVQPNDIVLKMVFEITIGDGVGIFTFCIPYIAIERVLNQLLQSQFVRMQHQFVKKSEEMERNLKGAKIDISAELGKTNLTIEELISVKVGDIVKLETKKYNDLLLWVGGLKKFTGELGVSDNHYAIKIKGVNDNLL